In Passer domesticus isolate bPasDom1 chromosome 1, bPasDom1.hap1, whole genome shotgun sequence, one DNA window encodes the following:
- the HACL1 gene encoding 2-hydroxyacyl-CoA lyase 1 → MEGAAVSGAQLIAQALRAQNIEYMFGIVGIPVTEIAIAAQAAGIKYVGMRNEQAACYAASAVGYLTGRPGVCLVVSGPGFLHALGGMANATINCWPLIVIGGSSDRNQETMGAFQEFPQVEAGRLYNKLSVRPSSLEVIPAVIEKAVRTSMYGRPGSCYIDIPGDFVNLQVNKSSVKYTECCLPPPISMAEPSAVSKAASVIALSKQPLLIIGKGAAYSHAENNIRKLVDLCGLPFLPTPMAKGVVPDNHPNCVAAARSTALQHADVIILLGARLNWILHFGLPPRYRQDVKVIQIDICAEELGNNVMPAATLLGDINAVTEQLLAEFNKRSWKYPSNSEWWQKLRGKIKNNEERSKGLALQKSLPMNYYTVFHHIRELIPKDCILVSEGANTMDIGRTMLPNLYPRQRLDAGTFGTMGVGLGFAIAAAMVARDRTPGRRVVCIEGDSAFGFSGMELETICRYNLPILIIVVNNNGIYTGFDANSWEEMLKFGDPATCVPPVSLLPNAHYEKIMSAFGGKGYFVKTPEELQNALKASVTDKQTPSLINVMIDPQSERKKQEFPWLTRSNL, encoded by the exons GCCTGTTATGCTGCATCTGCTGTTGGATATTTGACTGGCAG ACCAGGAGTATGTCTTGTAGTTTCCGGTCCAGGTTTCCTACACGCCCTTGGAGGGATGGCAAATGCAACCATTAACTGCTG GCCTTTGATTGTTATTGGAGGTTCTTCTGACAGAAATCAGGAAACCATGGGAGCCTTCCAAGAATTCCCACAG GTTGAAGCTGGCAGGCTGTACAACAAGCTGTCTGTCCGCCCAAGCAGCCTGGAAGTTATTCCTGCTGTTATTGAAAAG GCTGTAAGGACCAGTATGTATGGTCGTCCAGGTTCCTGCTATATTGACATTCCTGGGGATTTTGTGAATCTTCAGGTGAACAAGAGCTCTGTCAA GTACACGGAGTGCTGCCTGCCACCTCCCATCAGCATGGCTGAACCCTCTGCTGTATCCAAAGCAGCCTCTGTCATTGCTCTTTCCAAGCAGCCTCTGCTCATCATTGGCAAAG GTGCTGCTTATTCACATGCTGAAAACAACATCAGAAAGTTGGTGGACCTTTGTGGACTGCCTTTTTTGCCTACACCAATGGCAAAAGGAGTAGTTCCTGATAACCATCCAAATTGTGTAGCTGCAGCAAGATCAAC GGCATTACAGCATGCTGATGTAATCATCTTGCTTGGTGCAAGGTTGAATTGGATTTTGCATTTTGGTCTTCCACCAAGGTATCGACAGGATGTAAAGGTTATTCAG ATTGATATTTGTGCAGAAGAGCTGGGGAATAATGTAATGCCAGCTGCAACTTTATTAGGTGACATAAACGCCGTGACTGAGCAG CTCTTAGCAGAATTCAACAAAAGATCATGGAAATACCCTTCTAATTCAGAGTGGTGGCAGAAGCTAAGAGGGAAAATAAAGAACAACGAGGAAAGATCGAAG ggaTTAGCATTACAGAAGTCTCTGCCTATGAATTATTATACAGTCTTTCATCACATCAGAGAACTGATACCCAAGGACTGCATTTTAGTAAGTGAGGGAGCAAACACCATGGACATTGGACGAACTATGCTTCCAAATCTCTATCCCCGTCAAAG GCTTGATGCAGGTACCTTTGGAACcatgggagtggggctgggttttgccatagcAGCTGCCATGGTAGCCAGGGACCGCACACCTGGAAGGCGCGTTGTCTGCATAGAAGGGGATAGTGCTTTTGGATTTTCTGGAATGGAGCTGGAGACTATCTGCAG ATACAACTTGCCAATCCTGATAATCGTGGTAAACAACAATGGGATTTACACTGGTTTTGATGCAAATTCCTGGGAGGAAATGTTAAAGTTTGGTGACCCTGCTACATG TGTACCTCCTGTTTCTCTCCTGCCAAATGCACACTATGAGAAAATTATGTCTGCCTTTGGAGGTAAAGGATACTTTGTTAAAACACCAGAAGAGTTGCAGAATGCTCTGAAAGCAAGTGTGACTGACAAGCAAACACCTTCTCTTATAAATGTAATGATTGACCCACAATctgagagaaagaaacag GAGTTTCCCTGGCTGACTCGTTCTAACCTGTAA